In Candidatus Bathyarchaeia archaeon, the sequence ATGGTAAAACAGTTAAAGTTTGGGTTCATAGAAAAGGCGCTACAAGGGCCTTTCCGCCAGGTCATAAAGATATCCCATCAGACTATCGCAGCCTAGGTCAACCAGTTATAATACCAGGCTCAATGGGAACAAGCTCATGGGTTCTAGTTGGCACACAAAAAGCCATGGAGAGAACCTTCGGCTCAACAGCACATGGAGCTGGAAGAATGCTCAGCCGAGCGGCTGCAACAAGACGTTTTACTGGAGCAGAGATAAGAAGGGATCTTGAGAGTAGGGGCATAGTTGTTAGGGCTGCAAGTCTAGCTGTTCTAGCTGAGGAGGCTGATTTAGCATATAAAAATGTTGATAGGGTTGCTGAGGTGAGTAACGCCGTTGGAATAGCAACATTTGTAGCTAGGCTTCTTCCAATAGCCGTCGTTAAAGGTTAAAAATCCCTTTTAACACATAAGAGTTTACTAATCCTCTTCTTTAAAGGTCGTATGTAATACTTCCTTAACTTTCTTAGTTATTTTCTCCCCCAAACCATAAACATCTTTTGGCCAGCGTTCAACGTTAGCCAGCGCATTGAATGGTGTCTTATAGGTTTTAAGTAGGCTTATAGCTTTCTCTCTCCCTATATTAGGTAAACTAGATAGGAAATATATCTGCGCATCAGTTAAGGTTTCTGTCTTCTTTACTGGGTGTATAGCTGGGGTTCTCTTCTCAGCAAACTGTTCCTGCTTGGCTGAGGTATAGAGGAAATCAACAGTCTCCTTATAGCTGGTTGTATGAACCATGTTTATACCATTCTTTGCCAAGGCAAATATTGCTCCCCAAACTGAAGAGGGGTTGATTCTGCTGAACTTATAGATTATTGGAAAGTAACCTTCGATTAATATGAAAGGTTTTGGATAAGCCTCTTTCAGGAGGAAAAGCTGCTCAAAAAGGTGTCGGTGGGTAAGCGTGTAAACAAAGTCTTGTACAGTCTTCCTCTCAAATGCACATTCATCAGAAATCACATAGTCACCCTTATCAAGAACATCAATCTTAATTAATGCACCAAGCTCCTTTAAGCCCTTAACAATCTTGGGAGCTGCACTAGCCTCTCTACTATCAACTATTATTACAGGCTGCTCCGAATTATTCTTCTCCCTAATGTAGGGTAAAAGGCTCTCTGATCCAGCCATACTTCAATTCTCCAAGCATAATGTTTAAATCTCTAAAAACTTTTTATTCAGCCTTCCCTTAAATACCTTAATACAAATTTGAGAGAAATGTTGCGTATCCAAAATGTCAAAGACCGCGGCGAGAGATTTAAGAGTAATATATCGTGGAATGTGCCCAAACTGTGGAGGAGACATTAGTGACCTAGAATTGCTAAGCTCAGGTGTCTGTAGCCAATGTCTGCCAACGCCAATAAATGACAAAGAGAAAGTCTATTTAGAACTTAAGAGAGGAAAGCGTATCGGCGAATATGCAAGAATTCTAGAGGTTGAATTTGAACTCAACAGATTTTCCGAATTCTTCAGATTGCTTATCGGATCTAGACCTTGGGCACTTCAAGAGGTATGGGCTAAGCGTGTTTTAATGGGACGAAGCTTCTCAATCGTTGCTCCAACCGGTATTGGTAAAACACTTTTCGGGTTAACTATGGCACTCTATTTGGCTGGTAAGGGTAAGAAAAGCTATATTATTGTGCCAACAAGCCTTTTGGTTAAGCATTTGTTGGATAAAGTTTCAGTACTCTTGGAAAGAATAAGTGGAAAAGAAGGAGATGTTCCAATAGTTATAGGCTATTATTCTGCAATGCCAAGAAAGGAAGCTGAAGAGACTCTGAATCGTATCCTTGAGAAAAACTTCTCCGTGCTTATTACAACGGATAGATTCCTTTACAATAGATTTGATTTAATTAGGAATGTTAAGTTTGATTTTATATTTGTTGATGATGTTGACTCATTTTTAAAGTCTCCGAAGAATATAGACAAAGTGGTTCTTTTAATGGGTTTTAGCCCTGAGGATATTGAGGCAGCCCTGAGAGAAGAAGAATCTAACGTTGAAAGAAGCGTGACACCTATAGTAAAAACAAATCCTACAGATAGGGTGCTAGTTGTTTCAGGGGCAACTCTAAGAGGAAAAAGAACAAAACGCATGAAAATATTTAAGAAACTATTTGGTTTTGAACCTGGATTTAGCCCAGAATTCGTCAGAAACATTTCAAATTTCTTCATTAAACTCGATGGGGACATGAAGGAGAAGGTAGCAAAGATAATTGGAAGGCACGGTTCAGGATGCCTGGTTTTTGTCCCACAAGTTAAAGGTGTAGAATACGCTAAGGAAATTGCTGAATCCTTAAAGATGGCTGGAATAAGAGCGTTTGTTTATGAACGAATGGATCCTAAAATGCTCGGAAAATTTGTGAGTGGTGAATATGCTGTGTTGGCTGGTGTTGCAAGCAACAGAAGCCCATTAGCCAGGGGGCTCGATCTACCCGAAACAATTAGGTACGTTGTCTTCGCAGGAGTTCCGAGGAGAGAGATAAGAGTTGGATTAAACGAATACAGTCCCCAGAAAATACTTACATTACTTAAGGCTTTATCACCATTCTTTGAGGATAAACTCTCCAGAGAGGCTGCTCAAATAATTTCCGCTTTATCAAAGATTGTTCCAGTTAATAGGGAGCTTCTTAACAAGATAAGGGATGCGGATGAGAAGAACATTGAGTTAGATGGGTTCGCAGGTTACGTTTTAAGAACTGTTAGGGAAGCCAGAAAATTTTTGGTTAAAATAATGGAGGATATTGACCTCAGGAAGGTCACTGAGAGATTGGATGTTGATGTAAAGATTGAAGGAAAAGAGTATGTGCTCGTGATACCGGATGCCGACGGATATATACAGGCTTCAGGCAGATCGTCAAGGTTTTATGCTATGGGCATAAGTCGGGGGCTATCAATAGTAATCGTTGATGATGAAAAAGCCTTCTACGGACTAAAAAAGAGGATTCATCTAGCAACCGATGAGGAATTTGAAGAATACACACTTGAAAGAGTCCTAGAAGAGATGAGACAAGTTGATGGAGATAGAGAGATTATTAGGAGAATACGCGAGGGAAGGTTCACTGTAGAAGCCGTAGACATTATTAGATCAGCGCTTGTAGTTGTTGAATCGCCTACAAAGGCTAGGGCAATAGCATATTTCTTCGGCAGACCAGCGAAAAGAACCATAAGTGACTTTACAGTCTATGAGGTAGCAAGTGGACAGTTAATTCTTAATGTTGTTGCATCTGGAGGACACATATTTGACTTAACAACCGAGGGAGGATTCCATGGTGTTTTGAAGGATGAGGGAAACTATATTCCGGTTTACACTGACATAAGAAGATGCGGCAATTGTGGAGAGCAATTTACCGATCGCGAAGAATGCCCGGTATGCGGCTCAAAGAATATACGCTCTAAAAAGGATATTGTTGAATTACTTAGGAAGCTAGCCATAGAAGTGAACAAGATATTTATCGCCACAGATCCGGACGCTGAGGGCGAAAAAATTGGATATGACATATACGCCATTGTTAAGCCATATTGTAGGGATGTTGAGAGACTTGAGTTCCACGAGGTGACGCGAAAAGCCCTGAGAAAAGCCCTCTCTGAGCCAAGAAGCATCAAATTACCCTATGTTCAAGCTCAACTTGTAAGAAGGATTGAAGATAGATGGGTTGGCTTTGAACTCAGCAGAAGACTTTGGGATAGATTTAAAATAACAACTCTTTCCGCTGGTAGAGTCCAAACGCCAGTTTTAGGATGGGTTATAAAGCGTGTTGAGGATCTAAAGAGGAAGACACTTATAGCAGATGTGCACTTAGAAAATGGCTTATCCGTTAGACTCGCGAATCCACCAAATGTTGAGGATCTAAAGAGGAGATTTAAGGATGGCGAGTTAACAGCTCTTATTAAAAATATTGCCTTCCGTGAAGAGAAAATTTACCCGCAGCCACCCTATACGACGGACAGCATGCTTAAGGATGCTGCTCAAAAACTAAACTTCACTGTCGGATACGCTATAAGTCTCGCACAGACCTTATTTGAGTCTGGTCTTATAACCTATCATAGAACCGACTCAACCGCTGTCTCAACAACTGGTATAGACGTTGCACGCCGCTTCCTAGAGGAGAATTATCCTGGACTCTTCAAACCTAGGGAGTATAAAGCTGAGGGTGCACATGAATGTATAAGGCCAACAAAGCCTCTGAATGTTAAACAGCTACGCTTCTACCTATCATCAGGCGTCCTAAGGATACCGCAGAAGCTTAGTGAAGACCACCTAAAACTTTATGACATGATTTTTAGGAGGTTTATCGCCAGCCAGATGGCTGAGGCTAAGGTGCTTATTCAAGATTTTGAGTTAAGTATTAATAGTGCGGAGACAAGGCAGAGTAGAATAGTGAAGATTCTTGAGCAAGGTTTCCTAACAGTCAATCCAATTATTAGAGTTGAGGAAGAGGTTAAAGATGGCAAATATAGAGTTGTTAGCATGAAAGCTAGGCGTGAACCAATAGTTAGACCATACCGTGAGGGGGATCTAATAGCTTTAATGAAGGAGAAGGGCATAGGTCGACCGAGCACATATTCAAAGATAATTAACACGTTATTGAAGAGACGATATATTGTTGAGAATAACAGAGCTATATTTAGTACGAAACTTGGAAGGGCTGTTTATGATTATTTATCGAAGAATTTTGGTTCATTAGTCTCAGAGGATCTTACAAGAAACCTCGAGACTACAATAGATGCTATAGAAAATGGGCAAATATGGTATCAGGATGTACTTAGGTCAATAGAAAATGAGATAAAGGGTTTGATGGAGAAAACGGCTACCTCAAATATTTAGACTAATCTTCTCTTCTTTCTCCATAAATGGAACATGCTCTGGAGGTAGAGGTGGCAATCTCTCCCTAAGATTGAGACCATGTTCTTTTTCCAAGAACGTTTCAAATTCTTGGAAGACTACGCTTCCAGTCTCGTTAAGTTTTAGGCACGTACATTTACCTAGATAAGCCTCACTTAAATCATACAGCGCTACGCTTCTAAGTAAGCGTGGATTTTCAGCAACAAACAAGATTAAGTTCTCTGGAAGATGTTCACGAAATACCCATGCGGTATAGGACACATTCACGATTTTATAAGATAAACCCTCTCTTATTGGATAATATTGGTTAGCAATAACGCTCTTAAATGTTCTCGGATAAATCTTACGCGCCCAGAGAAAATTATGGTACTCACCATTAGCATGCACCACATCCTCATAATTCGAAACCCACCAACCCTTCAACCTACATCTATGCTTGAATTGATCAATCAACTCCCAAATATCAGGGAATTTAACCATAATTTATCCCTTCAAGATAAATCGACAAATTATCTATATAATTGATATGCATTTTCTTTAAAAAATTGCTTAGATAAAAAATTAGATTTTTTTGTCGATAAAAATATATAAGAGCCTAATAAATTAAGAAAACAAAAAATAAAGTAAAGTTTTTAAGCCAAAAATACGAATATTAAAATGCCTAATATTGAATTATTCCCAATCTGTGTAGAGGGGGGTTGAATATGCCAAAGAAGAAGAAGGCTGAGGAAAAGAAGAAGTAGGGCATTTCAGCCTCCCTCCAGAAAAATAACTGAATTTTTTCCTATTTCTTTTTTACAGATAGAGGAAACATACCTTAAAGGTTGAATTCTTTCTGATAACTTTAAAGTTATGCCTACACTGAATATTGTAGGCAAGTTTATTACCCACCTAATCCCAAAATATCTCTTTAAAGGAGGATAGGTTGTATTAGAATAGCTGTCATTGATCTTGACAAGTGTAAGTCTACTCGATGCGATAAAGCATGCTATCGGTTTTGTCCTCAAGTTAGGAGTAGGGTTGAGGCTATAAGATTTGAGAATAATAAGCCAGTTATCTCAGAAGTTCTCTGCACTGGCTGTGGAATATGTGTTAAGAAATGCCCTTTTAAGGCGATATCCATTGTTAATGTTCCGGAGGAACTTAAGGGCGAATGCGTCCATCGTTTTGGCCCTAATACGTTTAAATTATTCCGTCTTCCGGTTCCTTCTCCTGGAATTGTTCTAGGACTTATCGGGGAGAATGGGATTGGAAAATCCACAGCTCTAAAGATTCTTTCTGGTGAAATTAAACCGAACCTCGAGAGATATGATAATCCGCCCAGCTGGCATGAGATTATACAATACTTCAGGGGATCTACTCTCCAAACATATTTTCAGAAATTAAGTAATAAAGAGCTTAAGGTTGTTCACAAACCACAGTACGTTGA encodes:
- a CDS encoding ERCC4 domain-containing protein, with product MAGSESLLPYIREKNNSEQPVIIVDSREASAAPKIVKGLKELGALIKIDVLDKGDYVISDECAFERKTVQDFVYTLTHRHLFEQLFLLKEAYPKPFILIEGYFPIIYKFSRINPSSVWGAIFALAKNGINMVHTTSYKETVDFLYTSAKQEQFAEKRTPAIHPVKKTETLTDAQIYFLSSLPNIGREKAISLLKTYKTPFNALANVERWPKDVYGLGEKITKKVKEVLHTTFKEED
- the rgy gene encoding reverse gyrase; this translates as MSKTAARDLRVIYRGMCPNCGGDISDLELLSSGVCSQCLPTPINDKEKVYLELKRGKRIGEYARILEVEFELNRFSEFFRLLIGSRPWALQEVWAKRVLMGRSFSIVAPTGIGKTLFGLTMALYLAGKGKKSYIIVPTSLLVKHLLDKVSVLLERISGKEGDVPIVIGYYSAMPRKEAEETLNRILEKNFSVLITTDRFLYNRFDLIRNVKFDFIFVDDVDSFLKSPKNIDKVVLLMGFSPEDIEAALREEESNVERSVTPIVKTNPTDRVLVVSGATLRGKRTKRMKIFKKLFGFEPGFSPEFVRNISNFFIKLDGDMKEKVAKIIGRHGSGCLVFVPQVKGVEYAKEIAESLKMAGIRAFVYERMDPKMLGKFVSGEYAVLAGVASNRSPLARGLDLPETIRYVVFAGVPRREIRVGLNEYSPQKILTLLKALSPFFEDKLSREAAQIISALSKIVPVNRELLNKIRDADEKNIELDGFAGYVLRTVREARKFLVKIMEDIDLRKVTERLDVDVKIEGKEYVLVIPDADGYIQASGRSSRFYAMGISRGLSIVIVDDEKAFYGLKKRIHLATDEEFEEYTLERVLEEMRQVDGDREIIRRIREGRFTVEAVDIIRSALVVVESPTKARAIAYFFGRPAKRTISDFTVYEVASGQLILNVVASGGHIFDLTTEGGFHGVLKDEGNYIPVYTDIRRCGNCGEQFTDREECPVCGSKNIRSKKDIVELLRKLAIEVNKIFIATDPDAEGEKIGYDIYAIVKPYCRDVERLEFHEVTRKALRKALSEPRSIKLPYVQAQLVRRIEDRWVGFELSRRLWDRFKITTLSAGRVQTPVLGWVIKRVEDLKRKTLIADVHLENGLSVRLANPPNVEDLKRRFKDGELTALIKNIAFREEKIYPQPPYTTDSMLKDAAQKLNFTVGYAISLAQTLFESGLITYHRTDSTAVSTTGIDVARRFLEENYPGLFKPREYKAEGAHECIRPTKPLNVKQLRFYLSSGVLRIPQKLSEDHLKLYDMIFRRFIASQMAEAKVLIQDFELSINSAETRQSRIVKILEQGFLTVNPIIRVEEEVKDGKYRVVSMKARREPIVRPYREGDLIALMKEKGIGRPSTYSKIINTLLKRRYIVENNRAIFSTKLGRAVYDYLSKNFGSLVSEDLTRNLETTIDAIENGQIWYQDVLRSIENEIKGLMEKTATSNI